In Herbaspirillum seropedicae, a single window of DNA contains:
- a CDS encoding LPS-assembly protein LptD, whose protein sequence is MIRFSKSLTERTVNWRLARLFSSAMAVASASALLPLSVYAQMTLPAPVAAPAQDQDAPVNVSAEQMTGRPDRQVNLDRDVEVVKGPTTIKSDKAEYRIIQDEVEATGHVWMRRLQDQYTGDHAEMNMGTGAGYVSSPTYLIGKNGGRGKAERIDFISDDQALVTQGTYSTCEAPDPDWYLRANTMDLDSGRDVGTVRGGLLYFKDVPILAAPWMSFALSGERKSGVLPPTIGATSTGGFELAVPYYFNLAPNYDLTLVPKYIARRGLQMGAETRYMGESYNGVFNAEGIQDRVTGTGRYSLSSRHSQILAPGLQLDWNLNKASDNDYASDFSHSITGSTTRLLPRTASLTYSSTYWTLVGQVSKYQLLQDVNAPIVKPYDRVPQITFNGTRYDIGGFDFNTVADFTRFSSGALVGGDRAYLTQSVSYPIVRPGYFITPKVTLDATSYKLNNLAPGQQTNLTRTVPTLSLDSGLIFERESDLLGRSMTQTLEPRLFYVRTPYRDQTKLPIFDSGLADFNFAQIFSENRFVGHDRISDANQLTAAVTSRLIEENGLERLRATVGQRYYFADPKVDLTSTSTTATTTTSSGSLGSKSDLLLALGGQITREFSTDNTVQYSETLRQMVRSNFGIRWQPAPKRVLNLQYRLDRTYVNPYTGVLDPLKQVDVSGQWPLSQRIYAVGRINYSIPDRTVAEGLLGLEYKADCWVFRVVAQRIPTSSTKASTGFFFQLELNGFSQIGSNPMDAIKSSVPGYQKVNLPDSTPGNNF, encoded by the coding sequence ATGATCCGGTTTTCCAAGTCTTTAACTGAACGTACTGTCAACTGGCGGCTGGCGCGTCTGTTCTCCTCGGCGATGGCCGTGGCCTCGGCCTCGGCGCTGTTGCCCCTTTCCGTGTATGCGCAGATGACCCTGCCTGCGCCAGTTGCCGCGCCTGCGCAGGACCAGGACGCGCCCGTCAACGTCAGCGCCGAGCAGATGACCGGTCGCCCTGACCGCCAGGTCAACCTGGATCGCGACGTCGAAGTGGTCAAGGGACCGACCACCATCAAGTCCGACAAGGCCGAATACCGCATCATCCAGGACGAGGTCGAAGCCACCGGCCACGTCTGGATGCGCCGCCTGCAAGACCAGTACACCGGCGACCACGCCGAAATGAACATGGGGACCGGCGCGGGGTATGTCAGCAGCCCGACTTATCTGATCGGCAAGAATGGCGGGCGCGGCAAGGCCGAGCGCATCGATTTCATCTCCGACGACCAGGCGCTGGTGACCCAGGGAACCTACAGCACCTGCGAGGCCCCCGATCCCGACTGGTATCTGCGCGCCAACACCATGGACCTGGACAGCGGACGTGACGTCGGCACCGTGCGCGGCGGCTTGCTGTATTTCAAGGATGTGCCGATCCTGGCGGCTCCCTGGATGTCCTTCGCCCTCTCTGGAGAGCGCAAGTCCGGTGTGCTGCCTCCCACCATTGGCGCGACCAGCACCGGCGGTTTCGAGCTTGCCGTGCCTTATTATTTCAATCTGGCGCCCAACTATGACCTGACGCTGGTGCCCAAGTACATCGCCCGGCGCGGATTGCAGATGGGGGCCGAGACGCGTTACATGGGCGAATCCTACAACGGGGTATTCAACGCCGAAGGCATTCAGGACAGGGTGACGGGAACGGGGCGCTATTCGCTGTCTTCGCGCCATAGCCAAATTCTGGCGCCGGGACTGCAGCTGGATTGGAATCTGAATAAGGCTTCGGACAACGATTATGCGTCGGATTTCTCTCACTCCATCACCGGCAGCACTACGCGTCTATTGCCACGCACTGCCAGCCTGACCTACAGCAGCACCTACTGGACCCTGGTGGGGCAGGTCTCCAAGTACCAGTTGCTACAGGACGTGAACGCCCCCATCGTCAAGCCGTATGACCGTGTGCCGCAGATCACCTTCAACGGCACCCGATACGATATTGGTGGTTTCGATTTCAACACCGTGGCCGACTTCACGCGCTTTTCCAGTGGCGCCCTGGTCGGTGGCGATCGCGCCTACCTGACCCAGTCGGTGTCCTACCCCATCGTGCGGCCGGGTTACTTCATCACGCCCAAGGTCACCCTGGACGCCACCAGCTACAAGCTGAACAATCTCGCGCCGGGCCAGCAGACCAACCTCACGCGCACGGTGCCGACGCTGTCGCTGGATTCGGGGCTGATCTTCGAGCGCGAATCCGACCTGCTCGGGCGCAGCATGACCCAGACGCTGGAGCCGCGCCTGTTCTACGTGCGCACGCCCTACCGCGACCAGACCAAGCTGCCGATCTTCGATTCGGGCCTGGCAGACTTCAACTTCGCGCAGATCTTCAGTGAGAACCGCTTCGTCGGCCACGACCGCATCAGCGACGCCAACCAGTTGACGGCGGCCGTGACCTCGCGCCTGATCGAGGAAAACGGCCTGGAGCGCCTGCGCGCCACCGTGGGCCAGCGTTATTACTTTGCCGACCCCAAGGTCGACCTCACCAGCACCTCGACCACGGCCACCACCACTACGTCCTCCGGCAGCCTGGGCAGCAAGTCCGATCTGCTGCTGGCGCTGGGCGGCCAGATCACGCGGGAATTCTCCACCGACAATACGGTGCAGTACAGCGAGACCTTGCGCCAGATGGTGCGTTCCAACTTCGGGATCCGCTGGCAACCCGCGCCCAAGCGCGTGCTGAACCTGCAATACCGTCTGGACCGCACCTACGTCAATCCCTACACGGGCGTACTCGATCCGCTCAAGCAGGTCGACGTATCGGGCCAGTGGCCGCTGTCCCAGCGTATCTACGCGGTGGGCCGCATCAACTATTCCATTCCCGATCGTACCGTGGCCGAAGGCTTGCTGGGCCTCGAGTACAAGGCCGATTGCTGGGTCTTCCGTGTCGTGGCGCAACGTATCCCCACCTCGTCCACCAAGG
- a CDS encoding aminopeptidase P N-terminal domain-containing protein, whose translation MSFDASPFAARRARLLASLQQAGGGVAIIPTAPEVMRNRDADYPYRHDSYFYYLTGFTEPEAVLVLVAGKENRSILFCRDKNLEREIWDGYRHGPQAAQQLFALDAAHPIEELDKSMPALLSDARAVYYALGHDDKRDAQLQRWLQGVRALARSGVSAPAAVVDVSVLLDDMRLFKDAYEIDVMKRAGIISAEAHCRAMRICRPGLREYHLEAELLHEFRRNGSQYPAYGSIVATGANSCVLHYRAGDAEIKDGDLVLIDAGCELDSYASDITRTFPANGAFSGPQKALYEIVLAAQAAAIAETAPGKRFMDGHDAAVRVLAQGMLDTGLLDKSKVGSLEDVIEKGDYRQFYMHRTGHWLGMDVHDVGDYRDPATTDGSKPWRTLQPGMVLTIEPGIYVRPGEGVPEQFWNIGIRIEDDAHVTPSGCELLTTGVPTKVEDIEALMRQG comes from the coding sequence ATGAGCTTCGACGCCTCCCCCTTCGCCGCCCGCCGCGCCCGCCTGCTGGCCAGCCTGCAACAAGCCGGGGGCGGCGTTGCCATCATCCCGACCGCGCCCGAGGTGATGCGCAACCGTGATGCCGATTATCCGTATCGCCACGACAGCTACTTCTACTACCTGACCGGGTTCACCGAGCCGGAAGCGGTTCTTGTGCTGGTAGCCGGCAAGGAAAACCGCAGCATCCTGTTCTGTCGCGACAAGAACCTGGAACGCGAGATCTGGGACGGCTATCGCCACGGTCCGCAGGCCGCACAGCAACTGTTCGCGCTGGACGCGGCGCATCCCATCGAAGAACTCGACAAGAGCATGCCCGCCCTGCTCTCCGACGCCCGCGCCGTGTACTACGCGCTGGGCCACGATGACAAGCGCGATGCGCAGTTGCAGCGCTGGCTGCAAGGCGTGCGCGCCCTGGCCCGCAGCGGCGTGTCGGCGCCTGCGGCCGTGGTCGATGTGAGCGTGCTGCTGGATGACATGCGCCTGTTCAAGGACGCCTACGAGATCGACGTCATGAAGCGCGCCGGCATCATCTCCGCCGAAGCGCATTGCCGCGCCATGCGCATCTGCCGTCCTGGCCTGCGCGAATACCATCTGGAAGCCGAACTGCTGCACGAATTCCGCCGCAACGGTTCGCAATACCCGGCCTATGGTTCCATCGTCGCCACCGGCGCCAACAGTTGCGTGCTGCACTATCGCGCGGGTGACGCCGAGATCAAGGACGGCGACCTGGTCCTGATCGATGCCGGTTGCGAACTGGACAGCTACGCCTCCGACATCACCCGCACCTTCCCGGCCAATGGCGCCTTCAGCGGCCCGCAGAAGGCGCTCTATGAAATCGTGCTGGCCGCACAGGCCGCTGCCATCGCCGAGACCGCGCCCGGCAAACGCTTCATGGATGGCCATGACGCCGCCGTACGCGTACTGGCGCAGGGCATGCTCGATACCGGCCTGCTGGACAAGTCCAAGGTCGGCTCGCTGGAGGATGTGATCGAGAAAGGCGACTATCGCCAGTTCTACATGCACCGTACCGGCCACTGGCTGGGCATGGACGTGCATGACGTGGGCGACTACCGCGACCCCGCCACGACCGACGGCAGCAAACCCTGGCGCACCCTGCAACCGGGCATGGTGCTGACCATCGAGCCGGGCATCTATGTGCGTCCGGGCGAGGGCGTGCCGGAGCAGTTCTGGAACATCGGCATCCGCATCGAGGATGACGCCCATGTCACCCCATCGGGCTGCGAACTGCTGACTACGGGCGTGCCGACCAAGGTCGAGGATATCGAAGCGCTGATGCGCCAGGGCTGA
- a CDS encoding aminoglycoside phosphotransferase family protein — protein sequence MSSPGSPPDPRLSELHTWLASLADTPVLPATLRPASADASFRRYFRVDTPDGGSAIVMDAPPPQEDVRPFVEVAGLFAATGVTVPKVLAQDCERGFLLLSDLGSTTYLSQLSADSAHALYMDAIEALVLLQAQSKPEALPEYDRPLLLRELELFREWYIGKHLGVTLTDEQNAVLDKTFDAILANNLAQPQVYVHRDYHSRNLMVLPKGNPGILDFQDAVYGPITYDLVSLLRDAYIQWDEEMVLDWAIRYWEKARRAGLPVTPDIDTFYRDFEWMGLQRHLKVLGIFARLWHRDGKDGYLKDIPLVMEYTLKTARRYVAFTPLVRLIEKLEQEHAPKFGYTF from the coding sequence ATGTCTTCACCTGGCTCCCCCCCTGATCCCCGTCTGTCCGAACTGCACACCTGGCTCGCCTCCCTGGCCGATACCCCGGTGCTGCCCGCTACCCTGCGCCCGGCCTCGGCCGACGCCAGCTTCCGCCGCTATTTCCGGGTGGATACCCCGGACGGCGGCTCGGCCATCGTCATGGATGCGCCCCCTCCCCAAGAGGACGTGCGTCCCTTCGTCGAGGTGGCAGGCCTGTTCGCCGCGACCGGCGTGACCGTCCCCAAGGTGTTGGCGCAGGACTGCGAGCGTGGCTTCCTGCTGCTCTCCGACCTGGGTTCGACCACCTACCTGTCGCAACTGTCGGCCGATAGCGCGCACGCACTATACATGGATGCGATCGAGGCCCTGGTACTTTTACAAGCGCAAAGCAAGCCCGAAGCCCTGCCTGAGTACGACCGCCCCCTGCTGCTGCGCGAGCTGGAGCTGTTCCGCGAGTGGTATATCGGCAAGCACCTGGGCGTGACGCTCACCGACGAACAGAACGCGGTGCTGGACAAGACCTTCGACGCCATCCTGGCCAACAACCTGGCCCAGCCCCAGGTCTACGTGCACCGCGACTACCATTCGCGCAACCTGATGGTGCTGCCCAAGGGCAATCCCGGCATTCTCGACTTCCAGGACGCCGTCTACGGCCCCATCACCTACGACCTGGTCTCGCTGCTGCGCGACGCCTACATCCAGTGGGATGAAGAGATGGTGCTGGACTGGGCCATCCGCTACTGGGAAAAGGCGCGCCGCGCCGGCCTGCCAGTCACGCCCGACATCGATACCTTCTACCGCGACTTCGAATGGATGGGCCTGCAGCGCCACCTGAAGGTGCTGGGCATCTTCGCCCGCCTGTGGCACCGCGACGGCAAGGATGGCTACCTCAAGGACATCCCGCTGGTGATGGAATACACCCTCAAGACCGCGCGCCGCTACGTGGCCTTCACGCCCCTGGTGCGCCTGATCGAGAAGCTGGAGCAGGAACACGCGCCCAAGTTCGGCTACACCTTCTGA
- the murU gene encoding N-acetylmuramate alpha-1-phosphate uridylyltransferase MurU, translated as MKAMIFAAGRGERMRPLTDSCPKPLLKVRGRPLIVWQILSLVRAGITEIVINHAHLGQMIEDTLGDGSRFGARLLYSPEGTALETAGGIAQARHLLGEQPFIAVSGDIWCPHFDYSELLTVLEDEDPWGKPLPEDQRDMAWLYLVKNPPFHPEGDFALNNFALANEGQPKLTFANIGVYRPQMFDGIPPGTHAKLGPLLRQYADQGRIGGDVYRGEWHNVGTIDQLEALNLPPQGNRP; from the coding sequence ATGAAAGCCATGATCTTCGCAGCCGGCCGCGGCGAGCGCATGCGTCCGCTGACCGATAGCTGCCCCAAGCCGCTCCTGAAAGTCCGTGGCCGCCCGCTCATCGTCTGGCAGATCCTCTCGCTGGTACGCGCCGGCATCACCGAGATCGTCATCAATCACGCCCACCTGGGCCAGATGATCGAGGACACCCTCGGCGACGGCAGCCGCTTCGGCGCCCGACTGCTCTACTCGCCCGAAGGCACGGCGCTGGAGACTGCCGGTGGCATCGCCCAGGCGCGCCACCTGCTGGGGGAACAGCCGTTCATCGCGGTCTCGGGCGACATCTGGTGCCCGCATTTCGACTACAGCGAACTGCTGACCGTGCTGGAAGACGAAGACCCCTGGGGCAAGCCGCTGCCGGAAGACCAGCGCGACATGGCCTGGCTGTACCTGGTCAAGAATCCGCCCTTCCATCCGGAGGGCGACTTCGCCCTGAACAACTTTGCGCTGGCCAACGAAGGCCAGCCCAAGCTGACCTTCGCCAACATCGGCGTGTATCGCCCGCAGATGTTCGACGGCATCCCCCCCGGGACCCACGCCAAGCTGGGACCGCTGCTGCGCCAATACGCCGACCAGGGCCGCATCGGCGGCGATGTCTATCGGGGTGAATGGCACAACGTCGGCACCATCGACCAACTGGAAGCACTGAACCTGCCACCGCAAGGAAACCGACCATGA